The following coding sequences lie in one Chitinophagaceae bacterium genomic window:
- a CDS encoding mobile mystery protein B, which yields MGLDLDYIDGQTPLDEDEKDGLLIPTIATRGELDEFEQQNIEQAVQWTLGRSFKPEVIFTEDFIRTVHKRMYADVWAWAGEFRKTNKNIGVDKWQIPTDLKYLLDDAKYWHEKHTYPPDEIAVRFKHRIVSIHCFPNGNGRHSRLMADIIIEKIYKQPVFSWGAANLSSEGDTRTAYLQAVKTADKGDYSLLLAFARS from the coding sequence ATGGGATTAGATTTAGATTACATAGATGGGCAAACACCGCTGGATGAGGACGAGAAAGATGGCCTGCTCATTCCAACCATTGCCACCCGTGGCGAGTTGGATGAGTTTGAACAACAGAATATCGAACAGGCGGTGCAATGGACATTAGGGCGTTCCTTTAAGCCAGAGGTGATTTTTACCGAAGACTTTATACGCACAGTACATAAGCGGATGTATGCTGATGTATGGGCATGGGCAGGTGAGTTCCGGAAAACCAACAAGAATATTGGGGTTGACAAATGGCAAATACCAACCGACCTTAAATACCTGCTCGATGATGCTAAGTATTGGCACGAAAAACACACCTACCCACCTGATGAAATTGCTGTAAGGTTCAAGCACCGCATTGTAAGTATTCATTGCTTTCCAAACGGTAACGGGCGGCATAGTCGGTTAATGGCCGATATTATCATCGAAAAGATATACAAGCAGCCTGTTTTTAGTTGGGGCGCTGCCAATCTTTCCAGCGAAGGCGATACCCGAACAGCCTACCTCCAAGCCGTTAAAACTGCCGATAAAGGCGATTACAGTTTGCTGCTGGCTTTTGCAAGGTCATAA